In one window of Zingiber officinale cultivar Zhangliang chromosome 11A, Zo_v1.1, whole genome shotgun sequence DNA:
- the LOC122032868 gene encoding probable aquaporin PIP1-2 isoform X1, with the protein MEGREEDVRVGANKFSERQPIGTAAQSQDKDYKEPPPAPLFEAGELTSWSFYRAGIAEFVATFLFLYVTILTVMGVSQSSSRCSTVGIQGIAWAFGGMIFALVYCTAGISGGHINPAVTFGLFLARKLSLTRALFYMVMQCLGAISGAGVVKGFQKSVYENNGGGANVVNAGYTKGDGLGAEIVGTFILVYTVFSATDAKRNARDSHVPLLAPLPIGFAVFLVHLATIPITGTGINPARSLGAAIIYNKKHAWDDQWIFWLGPFIGAALAAIYHQVVIRAIPFKSRH; encoded by the exons atggaggGGAGAGAGGAGGACGTGAGGGTGGGCGCCAACAAGTTCTCGGAGAGGCAGCCAATTGGCACGGCGGCGCAGAGCCAGGACAAGGACTACAAGGAGCCGCCGCCAGCTCCCCTGTTCGAGGCCGGCGAACTCACCTCCTGGTCCTTCTACCGCGCCGGCATTGCCGAGTTCGTCGccaccttcctcttcctctacgTTACCATCCTCACCGTCATGGGCGTCTCCCAGTCCTCCTCCCGTTGCTCCACTGTCGGCATCCAGGGCATCGCCTGGGCCTTCGGCGGCATGATCTTCGCCCTCGTCTACTGCACCGCCGGCATCTCCG GCGGCCACATCAACCCGGCAGTCACCTTCGGGCTGTTCCTGGCCAGGAAGCTGTCGCTCACCAGGGCTCTGTTCTACATGGTCATGCAGTGCCTGGGCGCCATCTCCGGCGCCGGCGTCGTCAAGGGCTTCCAGAAGAGCGTCTACGAGAACAACGGCGGCGGAGCTAACGTCGTCAACGCCGGCTACACCAAGGGCGACGGCTTGGGCGCCGAGATCGTCGGCACATTCATCCTCGTCTACACCGTCTTCTCCGCCACCGACGCCAAAAGAAACGCCAGGGATTCACACGTTCCT CTTCTGGCGCCGTTGCCTATCGGCTTCGCTGTGTTTCTGGTTCATCTGGCGACCATCCCCATCACTGGCACAGGGATCAACCCTGCAAGAAGCCTCGGGGCTGCCATTATCTACAACAAGAAGCACGCGTGGGATGACCAGTGGATATTCTGGCTTGGACCTTTCATCGGAGCTGCTCTCGCCGCCATCTACCACCAGGTCGTGATCAGGGCAATCCCATTCAAGAGCAGGCATTGA
- the LOC122032868 gene encoding probable aquaporin PIP1-2 isoform X2 codes for MEGREEDVRVGANKFSERQPIGTAAQSQDKDYKEPPPAPLFEAGELTSWSFYRAGIAEFVATFLFLYVTILTVMGVSQSSSRCSTVGIQGIAWAFGGMIFALVYCTAGISGGHINPAVTFGLFLARKLSLTRALFYMVMQCLGAISGAGVVKGFQKSVYENNGGGANVVNAGYTKGDGLGAEIVGTFILVYTVFSATDAKRNARDSHVPRPSPSLAQGSTLQEASGLPLSTTRSTRGMTSGYSGLDLSSELLSPPSTTRS; via the exons atggaggGGAGAGAGGAGGACGTGAGGGTGGGCGCCAACAAGTTCTCGGAGAGGCAGCCAATTGGCACGGCGGCGCAGAGCCAGGACAAGGACTACAAGGAGCCGCCGCCAGCTCCCCTGTTCGAGGCCGGCGAACTCACCTCCTGGTCCTTCTACCGCGCCGGCATTGCCGAGTTCGTCGccaccttcctcttcctctacgTTACCATCCTCACCGTCATGGGCGTCTCCCAGTCCTCCTCCCGTTGCTCCACTGTCGGCATCCAGGGCATCGCCTGGGCCTTCGGCGGCATGATCTTCGCCCTCGTCTACTGCACCGCCGGCATCTCCG GCGGCCACATCAACCCGGCAGTCACCTTCGGGCTGTTCCTGGCCAGGAAGCTGTCGCTCACCAGGGCTCTGTTCTACATGGTCATGCAGTGCCTGGGCGCCATCTCCGGCGCCGGCGTCGTCAAGGGCTTCCAGAAGAGCGTCTACGAGAACAACGGCGGCGGAGCTAACGTCGTCAACGCCGGCTACACCAAGGGCGACGGCTTGGGCGCCGAGATCGTCGGCACATTCATCCTCGTCTACACCGTCTTCTCCGCCACCGACGCCAAAAGAAACGCCAGGGATTCACACGTTCCT CGACCATCCCCATCACTGGCACAGGGATCAACCCTGCAAGAAGCCTCGGGGCTGCCATTATCTACAACAAGAAGCACGCGTGGGATGACCAGTGGATATTCTGGCTTGGACCTTTCATCGGAGCTGCTCTCGCCGCCATCTACCACCAGGTCGTGA